A genomic stretch from Penaeus vannamei isolate JL-2024 chromosome 6, ASM4276789v1, whole genome shotgun sequence includes:
- the LOC113816889 gene encoding triosephosphate isomerase, which produces MASPRKFFVGGNWKMNGDKAAIDGIISFMKTGPLSPNTEVVVGCPQCYLMYTREHMPANIGIAAQNCYKATKGAFTGEISPAMVKDCGCEWVILGHSERRNVFGEPDQLISEKVGHALEAGLKVIPCIGEKLEDREGNRTQEVVFAQMKALLPNISDWSRVVLAYEPVWAIGTGKTASPEQAQEVHADLRQWLRDNVNAEVAESTRIIYGGSVSAGNCQELAKKGDIDGFLVGGAALKPDFVQIINARG; this is translated from the exons ATGGCCTCCCCAAGGAAATTCTTCGTCGGTGGAAACTGGAAGATGAACGGCGATAAGGCCGCCATCGATGGAATCATCTCCTTCATGAAGACAGGGCCGCTGAGCCCCAACACTG AGGTTGTTGTGGGCTGCCCTCAGTGCTACCTGATGTACACCAGGGAACACATGCCAGCAAACATTGGTATTGCAGCCCAGAACTGCTACAAGGCAA CCAAAGGTGCCTTTACTGGGGAGATTTCTCCTGCCATGGTGAAGGactgtgggtgtgagtgggtgatCCTCGGCCACTCTGAACGCAGGAATGTCTTTGGTGAGCCAGATCAGCTCATCAGCGAGAAGGTCGGACATGCTCTTGAAGCTGGGCTGAAG GTGATCCCATGCATTGGAGAGAAGCTTGAGGATCGCGAGGGTAACCGTACCCAAGAGGTGGTATTTGCACAGATGAAGGCTCTCCTCCCCAACATCTCTGACTGGTCACGTGTTGTCTTGGCTTATGAACCAGTCTGGGCCATTGGAACTGGCAAGACAGCCAGCCCAGAACAG GCACAAGAAGTCCACGCAGACCTTAGGCAGTGGCTGCGGGACAATGTGAATGCTGAAGTTGCAGAGTCCACTCGCATCATCTATGGTGGCTCTGTCAGTGCTGGCAACTGCCAGGAGTTGGCCAAGAAGGGTGACATTGATGGATTCCTTGTGGGTGGAGCAGCTCTCAAGCCAGACTTTGTTCAGATCATTAATGCTCGGGGTTAA
- the loj gene encoding transmembrane emp24 domain-containing protein 5 encodes MSPPRLLVFRVLLFLSALCLCWTEDWAFENAPGIAMEYKIHVDAGKEDCYWQYVHPKATIYVNMQVLKGGDGMAGMAVRNPKGEIVHPYTWKKSAEYEEVSQTGGYYSVCIDNQFSRFAGKLINLYMTTFRYDLWEKYTQELEQMEVSVNNFTHSIKTVDQRIHDMLLHQSQSRAKEARDFQLLISNNNYVQYWSLAQCIAIIGAGAFQVFYLRKLFDTKVTTKSGGRA; translated from the exons ATGTCGCCGCCCCGCCTGCTCGTTTtccgtgttttattgtttttatcagcattatgtCTCTGCTGGACGGAAGATTGGGCCTTCGAGAATGCTCCGGGCATCGCCATGGAATATAAAATCCACGTTGACGCCGGCAAAGAGGACTGCTATTGGCAATATGTGCACCCCAAAGCCACCATCTACGTGAATATGCAG gtTCTTAAGGGTGGTGATGGCATGGCAGGTATGGCTGTACGCAATCCCAAGGGAGAGATAGTTCATCCATATACTTGGAAGAAGTCAGCAGAATACGAAGAAGTCTCACAGACAGGAGGATATTACAGCGTCTGCATTGATAATCAATTTTCAAGATTTGCTGGCAAACTAATCAACCTCTACATGACTACTTTTAG GTATGATTTATGGGAAAAATACACTCAAGAACTTGAGCAGATGGAAGTCAGCGTAAACAACTTCACA CACTCTATAAAGACCGTGGATCAGCGCATTCACGATATGCTGCTGCACCAGAGCCAGTCTCGAGCAAAGGAGGCAAGAGACTTCCAACTTCTTATAAGCAACAACAACTATGTTCAGTACTGGTCCCTTGCACAGTGCATTGCCATCATTGGTGCAGGAGCGTTCCAGGTGTTCTACTTACGCAAGCTCTTCGATACAAAGGTCACAACCAAGTCAGGAGGCAGAGCCTAG